From one Ammospiza caudacuta isolate bAmmCau1 chromosome 8, bAmmCau1.pri, whole genome shotgun sequence genomic stretch:
- the CNOT9 gene encoding CCR4-NOT transcription complex subunit 9 — MHSLATAAPVPTALAQVDREKIYQWINELSSPETRENALLELSKKRESVPDLAPMLWHSFGTIAALLQEIVNIYPSINPPTLTAHQSNRVCNALALLQCVASHPETRSAFLAAHIPLFLYPFLHTVSKTRPFEYLRLTSLGVIGALVKTDEQEVINFLLTTEIIPLCLRIMESGSELSKTVATFILQKILLDDTGLAYICQTYERFSHVAMILGKMVLQLSKEPSARLLKHVVRCYLRLSDNPRAREALRQCLPDQLKDTTFAQVLKDDTTTKRWLAQLVKNLQEGQVTDPRGIPLPPQ, encoded by the exons ATGCACAGCCTGGCCACGGCCGCG cctgtgccaACAGCACTGGCTCAGGTTGACCGTGAGAAGATCTACCAATGGATCAATGAGCTGTCCAGCCCTGAGACACGGGAGAAtgcactgctggagctgagcaagaAGCGCGAGTCCGTGCCTGACCTGGCCCCAATGCTGTGGCACTCGTTTGGCACCATCGCTGCACTCCTTCAG GAAATTGTAAATATTTATCCATCAATCAACCCTCCGACTTTGACAGCCCATCAGTCCAACAGAGTCTGCAATGCTTTAGCTCTACTACAGTGTGTTGCATCACACCCTGAAACAAG ATCAGCTTTTCTGGCAGCTCATATTCCTCTCTTCCTGTACCCCTTCCTGCACACGGTCAGCAAGACCCGTCCGTTTGAGTACCTGCGGCTCACAAGCCTCGGAGTCATTG GGGCCTTGGTGAAAACGGATGAGCAAGAAGTGATAAATTTCTTATTGACAACAGAAATTATCCCCCTGTGCTTACGTATTATGGAGTCTGGCAGTGAGCTCTCCAAAACG GTTGCTACATTTATTCTTCAGAAAATCCTCCTGGATGACACAGGGCTGGCATATATCTGTCAGACTTATGAGCGGTTTTCCCACGTTGCCATGATACTG GGTAAAATGGTCCTGCAGCTCTCCAAGGAGCCATCGGCACGGCTGCTGAAACACGTCGTCCGCTGCTACCTTCGCCTTTCCGATAACCCCAG GGCACGTGAAGCTCTCAGGCAGTGCCTTCCTGACCAGCTGAAGGACACCACCTTTGCCCAGGTCCTGAAGGACGACACCACCACAAAGCGCTGGCTGGCTCAGCTCGTCAAGAACCTGCAGGAGGGTCAAGTCACTGACCCACGGGGCATCCCTCTTCCTCCGCAGTGA